From the Gallaecimonas mangrovi genome, one window contains:
- a CDS encoding FliO/MopB family protein — protein sequence MISWLYSAATLAADKSPMTTPTDKLGTLVMSLLGVVALLIAVLYFARRHMPQFKAGPIKVVAQTQLGARARLLLVEVGEEQMLISVSGNDIRLIKALDTPVNKESE from the coding sequence ATGATCAGTTGGTTGTACAGTGCCGCCACCTTGGCGGCCGATAAAAGCCCAATGACAACCCCCACCGATAAGCTCGGTACCTTGGTTATGTCGCTGCTGGGCGTTGTAGCACTGCTCATTGCGGTGCTTTATTTTGCCCGCCGTCATATGCCGCAATTTAAAGCCGGCCCCATTAAAGTGGTGGCACAAACCCAACTGGGGGCGCGTGCCAGGTTGTTGCTGGTGGAAGTGGGCGAAGAACAGATGCTGATTTCGGTCAGTGGTAATGACATTCGCCTCATCAAGGCCCTCGATACCCCGGTTAACAAGGAGAGCGAGTGA
- the fliN gene encoding flagellar motor switch protein FliN, whose protein sequence is MVSDDEQKLADEWAAAMSEQEEPESVELEEFSGDDDAGPELTAEEKRRLDTILDIPVTISMEVGRSKISIRNLLQLNQGSVVELDRVAGEPLDVLVNGTLIAHGEVVVVNDKFGIRLTDVISQQERIKKLK, encoded by the coding sequence ATGGTCTCTGATGACGAACAGAAACTGGCTGACGAATGGGCTGCAGCCATGTCCGAGCAAGAGGAACCGGAATCGGTTGAACTGGAAGAGTTCAGTGGCGATGATGATGCCGGCCCCGAGCTAACTGCCGAAGAAAAGCGCCGCCTGGATACCATTTTGGATATCCCGGTTACCATTTCCATGGAAGTTGGCCGCTCTAAGATCAGTATTCGTAACTTGCTGCAATTAAACCAAGGTTCGGTGGTAGAGCTGGACCGGGTGGCAGGTGAACCGCTGGATGTGCTGGTAAACGGTACCCTTATCGCCCATGGCGAGGTGGTGGTGGTGAACGACAAGTTTGGTATCCGCCTCACCGACGTTATCAGCCAGCAAGAAAGGATCAAAAAGCTCAAATGA
- the fliM gene encoding flagellar motor switch protein FliM codes for MSDLLSQDEIDALLHGVDEVEEEGGAGSGEPVQQYDFSSQDRIVRGRMPTLEIVNERFARHMRISLFNMMRHPAEVSINGVQTMKFGEYVHTLFVPTSLNMVRFRPLKGTALITLEARLVFILVDNFFGGDGRFHARIEGREFTPTERRIIQMLLKLVFEDYTEAWAPVMDVAFEYLDSEVNPSMANIVSPTEVIVVSSFHIELEGGGGDFHIAMPYSMLEPIRELLDAGVQSDKEDTDHRWSKALRDELMDVPVGIRAKLLETDMTLRKMMQLKAGDVIPVEMPENLTVFVEDLPTFRAQMGRSGDQVALKITEKMKRPRSAKAEMQNITRRGVRIDNISGLEELATDWEGDIDGL; via the coding sequence GTGAGCGATCTCTTATCGCAGGACGAAATCGACGCCCTCTTACACGGGGTTGACGAGGTTGAAGAGGAAGGCGGTGCGGGCTCGGGTGAACCGGTTCAGCAGTACGACTTTTCCTCTCAGGACCGTATTGTCCGGGGCCGGATGCCGACCCTGGAGATCGTTAATGAGCGTTTTGCCCGCCACATGCGCATCAGCTTGTTTAACATGATGCGCCACCCGGCGGAGGTCTCCATTAATGGCGTACAAACCATGAAGTTTGGTGAGTACGTCCATACCCTATTTGTACCCACCAGCCTCAACATGGTGCGTTTCAGGCCGCTTAAGGGCACCGCCCTTATTACGCTTGAAGCGCGGCTGGTTTTTATTCTGGTGGATAACTTTTTCGGTGGTGATGGCCGTTTCCATGCCCGTATTGAGGGCCGGGAATTTACCCCTACCGAAAGGCGTATCATCCAGATGCTGTTAAAGCTGGTGTTCGAAGATTACACCGAAGCCTGGGCGCCGGTAATGGATGTGGCCTTTGAGTATTTAGACTCGGAAGTGAATCCGTCGATGGCCAACATTGTTTCGCCCACCGAGGTGATAGTGGTGTCGTCGTTTCACATTGAACTTGAAGGGGGCGGCGGTGATTTTCATATTGCCATGCCGTATTCAATGCTCGAACCCATCCGTGAATTGTTGGACGCCGGTGTGCAGTCTGACAAAGAAGACACCGACCACCGCTGGTCAAAAGCACTGCGCGATGAGTTGATGGACGTGCCGGTCGGCATTCGCGCCAAGCTGCTGGAAACCGACATGACGCTGCGCAAAATGATGCAGTTAAAAGCGGGCGATGTTATCCCGGTGGAAATGCCTGAGAATTTAACGGTGTTTGTGGAAGACTTACCCACCTTCAGGGCACAGATGGGCCGCAGTGGCGACCAAGTGGCACTGAAAATCACCGAAAAAATGAAACGACCGCGCTCGGCCAAGGCCGAGATGCAAAATATTACTCGCCGTGGGGTGCGTATCGACAACATCTCCGGGCTGGAAGAGTTAGCAACCGATTGGGAAGGGGATATCGATGGTCTCTGA
- the fliL gene encoding flagellar basal body-associated protein FliL: protein MADELQLEPVEKGGSKKKLVIIIVAAVVLLLIIGGGVAWFLMSGDKDKAADGAKTEQTDGKDGEKGAAPKPGEEALYVALPNPFTFNVPGNRGSRVVQINAQVMVRGATDEDLAKKNLPLIESVLLQTFSQFTEEQLATSQGRESLRTTSQEAVRDALTKVAGKPVVERVLITGFVMQ from the coding sequence ATGGCTGACGAATTACAACTAGAACCTGTTGAAAAAGGTGGTAGCAAGAAAAAGCTCGTCATCATTATTGTGGCGGCGGTGGTGCTGTTACTGATTATTGGTGGTGGTGTGGCCTGGTTCTTGATGTCGGGCGACAAAGACAAGGCGGCCGATGGCGCTAAAACCGAACAAACCGACGGTAAAGACGGTGAGAAAGGCGCAGCACCGAAACCGGGTGAAGAAGCGCTTTATGTAGCGCTGCCTAACCCCTTTACCTTTAATGTGCCAGGCAACCGCGGTTCGCGGGTGGTGCAAATCAACGCGCAAGTGATGGTGCGCGGGGCCACAGACGAAGATTTGGCCAAGAAAAATTTACCCTTGATTGAAAGTGTCTTGCTGCAAACCTTCAGTCAATTCACTGAAGAGCAGTTGGCAACCAGTCAGGGCAGGGAGAGTTTGCGTACCACTTCCCAAGAAGCGGTGCGCGACGCCCTGACGAAAGTGGCAGGCAAACCGGTGGTTGAGCGGGTGCTTATCACCGGATTTGTAATGCAGTAA
- a CDS encoding flagellar hook-length control protein FliK, with the protein MQVSALTQHNAAADNSSKTKEKGNDHFANLFGKAMDNGGKSVPAARHEKAAEAQQAHQQRKKAEQAKSDHDKADAADKADAGDKAKAADKAKDAAQSEKTPVKGEKSEHGLQEAKAKHDSKTHAKDKDGKGEHAKKKGEDGDALINLVAFAQTQLNDDKKTSDKDGDEMLAHSASPHSGKAAVLQALVKGAGKGDADAKGDDDKDASLDGDGKALKGKADGDGDKDAKKLAQSDDKPLFIKDAAGNWVEVKAADDKAKAAASAQLADEQDSKTPQGEALLSGLKAKTAADKDKAESSAKSSQAMTALLQGRAAKAANQDQDDANAVSDVDGKTDKADKKKDAKVGDLSSLLAGLDGKAAGQDHKGLAPVVAGSAHPGDVSKIAAAQPQHAHGIEALAGQQPDNSAATGNNGNNQPMQNAPSPLDGPKDTSQQANADKSQLIAQNRFADALTDKIGMMLSKNLKHAHIQLDPPELGSLMIRVQVHHHDAQVQFQASHAQTREWLQDAMPKLKDMMAGQGFNLADGQVRDQANNNNGGDGRQGQWQGQNNGGFWTGDEGEVDESLPYRYTLTPDGLVDAYA; encoded by the coding sequence ATGCAAGTCTCAGCGCTCACTCAACACAATGCAGCTGCCGATAACAGCTCGAAAACAAAAGAAAAAGGCAATGATCATTTTGCCAACCTCTTTGGTAAGGCGATGGACAACGGCGGCAAATCGGTGCCGGCTGCACGCCATGAAAAGGCAGCCGAAGCTCAGCAAGCCCATCAGCAACGTAAAAAGGCTGAGCAGGCCAAAAGCGACCATGACAAAGCCGATGCTGCTGACAAAGCCGATGCTGGCGATAAAGCCAAGGCAGCAGACAAAGCCAAAGATGCTGCGCAGAGTGAAAAAACACCGGTAAAAGGGGAAAAGTCGGAGCATGGCCTACAAGAAGCCAAGGCCAAGCACGACAGCAAAACCCACGCTAAAGACAAAGACGGCAAAGGTGAGCACGCTAAGAAAAAGGGCGAGGACGGGGATGCGCTCATTAACTTAGTGGCTTTTGCCCAAACTCAGCTTAACGACGATAAAAAGACCAGCGACAAAGACGGTGACGAGATGCTTGCACATTCAGCTTCACCGCATTCTGGTAAAGCCGCCGTATTACAGGCCCTGGTTAAAGGTGCTGGTAAAGGCGATGCTGACGCTAAAGGTGATGACGACAAAGACGCATCACTAGACGGTGACGGCAAAGCCTTGAAAGGTAAGGCGGATGGCGACGGCGACAAAGATGCCAAAAAATTGGCACAAAGTGACGACAAACCGCTTTTTATCAAAGACGCTGCCGGTAATTGGGTGGAAGTGAAAGCGGCCGACGATAAAGCCAAGGCTGCCGCCAGTGCCCAGTTAGCGGATGAGCAAGACAGCAAAACGCCGCAAGGCGAGGCACTCTTAAGCGGTTTAAAAGCGAAAACCGCGGCGGATAAAGACAAAGCCGAATCGAGCGCGAAAAGCAGCCAAGCAATGACTGCCTTACTGCAAGGCCGCGCGGCGAAAGCTGCCAATCAAGATCAAGATGACGCAAACGCCGTCAGCGATGTTGATGGTAAAACCGATAAAGCAGATAAGAAAAAAGACGCCAAAGTAGGTGACCTGAGTAGCCTATTGGCCGGGCTTGATGGCAAAGCCGCTGGCCAAGACCATAAAGGCCTGGCGCCTGTTGTTGCCGGTAGTGCCCACCCTGGTGATGTCAGTAAAATAGCCGCGGCCCAGCCGCAGCACGCCCATGGCATTGAAGCCCTGGCCGGCCAGCAACCGGATAACTCGGCAGCAACTGGCAATAACGGCAACAACCAGCCGATGCAAAATGCGCCATCGCCTCTGGACGGCCCTAAAGATACCAGCCAGCAAGCCAATGCTGATAAGAGCCAACTGATTGCCCAAAACCGTTTTGCCGATGCGTTAACCGACAAAATTGGCATGATGCTGTCAAAAAACCTCAAGCACGCCCACATTCAACTGGACCCACCAGAGCTGGGGAGCTTGATGATCCGCGTGCAGGTGCATCACCATGATGCCCAGGTCCAATTCCAGGCCAGCCATGCCCAAACTCGCGAGTGGTTACAAGATGCCATGCCTAAGCTAAAAGACATGATGGCAGGCCAGGGCTTTAACTTGGCGGACGGTCAGGTTCGCGACCAAGCCAATAACAATAATGGCGGTGATGGTCGCCAGGGACAGTGGCAGGGCCAGAACAACGGTGGTTTCTGGACGGGTGATGAGGGTGAAGTTGATGAAAGCTTGCCCTATCGTTATACCCTGACCCCTGATGGGCTTGTTGATGCCTACGCCTGA
- the fliJ gene encoding flagellar export protein FliJ, with amino-acid sequence MSKSLELVFDQRKDTEDKALAQLAQAREALAALQGKINTLQRYRNDYLREMQQKAGSGLNAVNMVHYQNFVARLDSGLDDLQGQLVQHQQAVASRENDWRIARQETKAIALLLERKQQEANLQAQRREQRELDDLVNRKVGTPIA; translated from the coding sequence ATGAGTAAATCATTAGAGCTGGTGTTCGATCAGCGTAAAGACACCGAAGACAAAGCCCTGGCGCAATTGGCGCAAGCCCGTGAAGCCTTGGCGGCATTGCAAGGCAAAATCAATACCTTGCAGCGTTATCGCAACGACTACCTGCGTGAAATGCAACAAAAAGCCGGTAGCGGCCTTAATGCGGTGAACATGGTGCACTACCAAAACTTTGTTGCCCGTTTAGATAGTGGCCTTGACGATCTGCAAGGGCAGTTGGTGCAACACCAGCAAGCGGTTGCCAGCCGCGAAAATGACTGGCGTATCGCCCGCCAAGAAACCAAAGCCATTGCGCTATTGCTGGAGCGCAAACAGCAAGAAGCCAATCTACAGGCGCAGCGCCGCGAGCAGCGGGAATTGGATGACTTGGTGAACCGTAAGGTTGGAACGCCAATTGCATAG
- a CDS encoding flagellar assembly protein FliH, whose product MSDDIQRWEGDDFTPPSQDEVSKALHIHRRKQGQDAEPETAPSRPQGLSISELEGLRADAVDEGFAEGREQGLKEGHEEGFAQGHQQGQERGYQQGLQDGLQAGQQQIADAVNHWQAMADQLVKPLDDRDQRLEGQLVSLLVAGMQAVLGHELKTDQDIIHHMIRQGIEALSDDDTAITIEVAPTDARLLHQQYSEEDLKDRRWKIREEPTLRHGQCRIDAGQSLVEVDLQERLRILCQGLLTEAGLSREGD is encoded by the coding sequence GTGAGCGACGATATTCAGCGTTGGGAAGGCGACGACTTTACTCCGCCCTCGCAGGACGAAGTGTCCAAGGCGCTGCATATTCACAGGCGTAAGCAGGGCCAGGACGCTGAGCCAGAAACCGCGCCAAGTCGGCCGCAAGGGCTGAGCATCAGCGAACTGGAAGGACTGCGTGCCGACGCGGTAGACGAAGGTTTTGCCGAAGGCCGCGAGCAGGGCTTAAAAGAAGGCCATGAAGAAGGTTTTGCCCAAGGTCATCAGCAAGGCCAGGAGCGGGGCTACCAGCAAGGCTTGCAAGACGGCCTGCAAGCCGGGCAACAACAAATTGCCGATGCGGTAAACCACTGGCAAGCCATGGCCGACCAATTGGTTAAACCCCTTGATGACCGCGACCAGCGTCTTGAAGGACAGCTGGTTAGCTTGCTGGTGGCTGGCATGCAAGCGGTGCTGGGCCATGAATTGAAAACCGACCAAGATATTATCCACCACATGATCCGCCAAGGTATCGAAGCGCTGTCTGATGACGACACCGCCATTACCATCGAAGTGGCACCTACCGATGCGCGCTTGCTGCATCAGCAATACAGCGAGGAAGACCTCAAAGACCGGCGCTGGAAAATTCGCGAAGAGCCAACCCTTCGCCATGGCCAATGCCGTATTGACGCTGGCCAATCCTTGGTAGAGGTCGACTTGCAAGAACGGCTGCGTATTTTGTGCCAAGGGCTACTGACCGAGGCAGGGCTGAGCCGTGAAGGAGATTGA
- the fliG gene encoding flagellar motor switch protein FliG, with protein MANEVAEKKTFDVSKLNGIEKTAILLLSLTEEDAASILRHLEPKQVQKVGMMMASMEDFSQDKVMAVHKQFIEDIQQYSSIGFDSEDFIRKALNHALGEDKAGALIDKIILGGNAKGLESLKWMDARQVASIIQNEHPQIQTIVLSYLDPDQSAEILSQFVERDRLDLLMRIANLEEVQPAALQELNEIMEKQFAGQSGAQAAKMGGLKAAANIMNYLDTAVENQLMEGIREADEELSQQIQDLMFVFENLADVDDRAIQTLLRDIQQDTLIKALKGADDGLREKMFKNMSKRAADLMRDDLEAMGPIRLSDVEVAQKEILSIARRLSDAGEISLGGGGADEFL; from the coding sequence ATGGCAAATGAAGTCGCAGAGAAAAAGACCTTTGATGTCAGCAAACTCAATGGCATTGAAAAAACGGCCATTTTGCTGCTGAGCCTCACCGAGGAAGATGCCGCCTCTATTTTGCGCCACCTAGAGCCTAAGCAGGTGCAGAAAGTGGGCATGATGATGGCGTCGATGGAAGACTTCAGCCAAGACAAGGTGATGGCGGTCCACAAACAATTTATTGAGGACATCCAGCAGTATTCGTCCATTGGTTTTGACTCCGAAGACTTTATCCGTAAAGCCTTGAACCATGCCTTGGGTGAAGACAAAGCCGGCGCGCTTATCGACAAAATTATTCTCGGTGGCAATGCCAAGGGCCTGGAATCGCTGAAATGGATGGATGCGCGCCAAGTGGCCAGCATCATTCAAAACGAGCACCCGCAAATTCAGACCATCGTACTGTCGTATCTCGACCCGGACCAAAGCGCCGAGATTTTGTCGCAGTTTGTTGAGCGTGACCGCTTAGACCTTTTAATGCGTATTGCCAACCTCGAAGAGGTGCAACCGGCGGCGCTGCAAGAACTTAACGAAATTATGGAAAAGCAGTTTGCTGGCCAAAGTGGCGCGCAAGCGGCGAAGATGGGCGGCTTGAAAGCCGCTGCCAACATCATGAACTACCTCGATACCGCCGTCGAAAACCAGTTGATGGAAGGTATCCGCGAAGCCGACGAAGAGCTGAGCCAACAAATTCAAGACTTGATGTTTGTTTTTGAAAACCTGGCCGACGTGGACGACAGGGCCATTCAGACGCTGCTGCGTGACATTCAGCAAGACACCTTGATTAAAGCCCTTAAAGGCGCCGATGACGGCCTGCGTGAAAAGATGTTCAAGAACATGTCGAAACGGGCCGCCGATCTGATGCGCGACGACCTCGAAGCCATGGGCCCCATTCGCTTGTCGGATGTGGAAGTGGCCCAGAAAGAGATCTTGAGCATTGCCAGACGCTTGTCGGATGCAGGTGAGATCTCCTTGGGTGGCGGCGGTGCCGATGAATTCCTCTGA
- the fliF gene encoding flagellar basal-body MS-ring/collar protein FliF, whose protein sequence is MADENTQLATVGNAAAPVPAEAVENTSSNNTVGGGSDTGEQSFSLMSNLGNADMLRQVSLILGLAIGLALVVLVFLWAKEPDYRPLGRMETDQLVSTLDFLDQHKFTYKVEGNTVSVPDGDYQKIKLAMTRAGLSSNQESDNGDDILMKDMGFGVSQRLEQERLKFSREKQLASAIEQLRAVKRARVLLAIPKESVFLRERQKPSATVVLALSNGLTLKQEEVDSIVDMVASAVHGLSPDKVTVTDQNGRLLNSGSQNAMAAESRKELELETAREKQYMDKVDSIMIPVVGLDNYTAQVDVSMNFTAVEQTQKRYNPDQPAVRSEMDVKENRGGSTAGGVPGALSNQPPVDSQIPEDATNTKANTVQTPGSSRSESTKNYELDTTISHTRQQVGTIDRMTVSVAVDYKKQVGADGKVTEVPRSADELASIKKLLMAGLGLDPTRGDSLEVLSVPFARPDTGLDEPIPFYQTGWFARLAKVLAGALIIIVLIFVVVRPLLKRLLGGNAQDTDLALAGDMGMGGGGDALESFSGMDGEDALAPGITMVGGVQLPDLRKDEEVLKAIRALVANEPELSAQVVKGWLTDDGK, encoded by the coding sequence GTGGCGGACGAGAACACCCAACTGGCCACCGTCGGCAATGCCGCGGCGCCGGTGCCTGCAGAAGCAGTTGAAAACACCAGCAGTAACAACACTGTGGGCGGCGGTAGCGATACTGGCGAGCAAAGCTTTAGCTTGATGTCCAACCTCGGCAATGCCGATATGTTGCGTCAAGTCAGCTTGATTTTGGGTTTGGCTATTGGTCTGGCACTGGTGGTACTGGTGTTCCTGTGGGCCAAAGAGCCTGATTATCGTCCCCTTGGCCGTATGGAAACCGACCAACTGGTTTCTACCCTCGATTTTCTCGACCAACACAAATTCACCTACAAAGTCGAAGGTAACACCGTATCGGTGCCTGATGGCGACTATCAAAAAATCAAACTGGCCATGACCCGTGCCGGTTTGAGCAGCAACCAAGAAAGCGACAACGGCGACGATATCTTGATGAAAGATATGGGCTTTGGTGTTAGCCAACGCCTGGAACAAGAGCGCCTGAAGTTCAGCCGAGAAAAACAACTCGCCAGCGCCATTGAGCAATTAAGAGCGGTGAAAAGAGCGCGGGTGCTGCTGGCCATTCCCAAAGAGTCGGTGTTCTTGCGTGAGCGTCAAAAGCCCTCGGCTACCGTGGTGCTGGCGCTGAGTAATGGCTTGACCTTAAAGCAAGAAGAAGTGGATTCCATCGTTGATATGGTGGCCTCTGCCGTGCACGGTTTGAGCCCGGATAAGGTTACGGTAACCGACCAAAATGGCCGTCTGCTCAACTCCGGCAGCCAAAATGCCATGGCCGCAGAATCTCGCAAGGAATTAGAGCTGGAAACCGCTCGCGAGAAGCAGTACATGGACAAGGTTGATTCCATCATGATCCCGGTAGTGGGCCTGGACAACTATACCGCTCAGGTGGACGTGTCCATGAACTTTACTGCCGTCGAACAAACCCAAAAACGCTACAACCCTGACCAGCCGGCGGTGCGTTCAGAAATGGACGTTAAAGAAAACCGTGGCGGCAGTACCGCTGGCGGCGTGCCCGGTGCGCTGTCTAACCAGCCACCAGTGGATTCACAGATCCCGGAAGATGCCACCAATACCAAGGCTAATACCGTACAAACGCCAGGCTCTAGCCGCTCTGAAAGCACCAAAAACTATGAATTGGATACCACCATCAGTCATACCCGCCAACAAGTGGGCACCATTGACCGGATGACGGTATCGGTAGCGGTGGACTACAAGAAACAAGTGGGCGCCGACGGCAAAGTGACCGAAGTGCCACGCAGTGCCGACGAATTGGCGAGCATTAAAAAGCTGTTGATGGCGGGCCTGGGCTTAGACCCAACCCGTGGTGACAGCCTGGAAGTATTGTCGGTGCCCTTTGCGCGCCCGGATACAGGCCTTGATGAGCCCATTCCGTTCTACCAAACCGGCTGGTTCGCCCGTTTAGCGAAAGTGCTGGCCGGTGCCCTTATCATTATCGTGCTGATTTTCGTGGTGGTAAGGCCGCTTCTGAAACGCCTGCTGGGTGGCAACGCCCAAGATACTGACCTGGCGCTGGCTGGTGACATGGGAATGGGTGGCGGCGGCGACGCGTTAGAAAGCTTCTCCGGTATGGACGGTGAAGATGCCTTGGCGCCGGGTATTACCATGGTAGGTGGTGTACAGTTGCCTGACCTTCGTAAAGACGAAGAAGTGCTCAAAGCAATTCGTGCCTTGGTGGCGAACGAACCCGAGCTGTCGGCTCAGGTGGTCAAAGGGTGGTTAACAGACGATGGCAAATGA
- the fliE gene encoding flagellar hook-basal body complex protein FliE, translating to MKIGGENSALLQQMQSLINQAQGPRASLETQNTDSVASLGQSQAPRSVQSDFANLFTQALDKVNGLQQDASAKQTAVEMGDPKVSIADAMIASQKSGIAFQATIQVRNKLIQAYQDVMNMPV from the coding sequence ATGAAGATCGGTGGTGAAAACTCAGCCTTGCTGCAACAGATGCAGTCACTTATTAACCAAGCGCAAGGCCCTCGTGCCAGCTTGGAAACACAAAATACCGACAGCGTGGCCAGCTTGGGCCAAAGCCAAGCGCCGCGCTCGGTACAAAGTGACTTTGCTAACCTCTTTACTCAGGCACTGGACAAGGTTAACGGTCTCCAGCAAGATGCCTCGGCGAAACAAACCGCCGTTGAAATGGGTGACCCCAAGGTGTCTATTGCTGATGCCATGATCGCCAGTCAAAAATCAGGCATCGCTTTCCAAGCCACCATCCAGGTACGCAACAAGTTGATTCAAGCGTACCAGGATGTGATGAACATGCCGGTGTAA